A genome region from Micromonospora inyonensis includes the following:
- a CDS encoding PhoX family protein, with protein MSDRRRLLPLLGAKRHGNRDSMTCLYRCGNACDHPVPNTSDNPYLGDMVNAEVSRRGVVRAGAVGALVLGVGGTLVRAGVASAAPAGAAAPALPEVENFAARQRTGNGALTFRAVPPNKLDTFVVPNGYDHAVVIRWGDEVVPGAPELDVHHQTGASQSKQFGYNNDFVGVLPLDRRGRRALLVVNHEYTNEDLMFPGFTSQDALTVEQVRAAMAAHGLSVVEIERVGDTGRWQPVARGARPYNRRITALATKFDVTGPAAGSAWLRTAADPSGRTVVGTLNNCAGGITPWGTVLSGEENFNQYFVGGDAVSEELRPKLARYGIDTAKRYPSGSRKWERADERFDLARHPNEANRHGWIVEVDPFDPDGRPRKHTALGRFKHEGANVIVAKDGHVVAYMGDDERFDYLYKFVADKKYLKGNSWHARRHNLTLLESGTLYVAKLEYTSADEVDGSGKLPTDGAFDGRGRWIKLVSGNRSYVDGMTAADVLTFTRLAGDRVGATKMDRPEDVEPSLATGKVYVALTNNSNRGVGSNPKADEANPRTANKHGHVLELVEDRGDNTAETFAWSLPIVCGDPTDPSTYFAGYDKTKVSPISCPDNVAFDSVGNLWISTDGNALGSNDGLFATPVEGPERGHLKQFLTVPLGAEACGPFITTDDRSVFVAVQHPGEISGASIENPASNWPDGDFAKPGVVVTWRLDGGHIGA; from the coding sequence ATGAGCGACCGACGCCGGCTGCTTCCCCTGCTGGGCGCGAAACGCCACGGCAACCGCGACTCGATGACCTGTCTGTACCGGTGCGGCAACGCCTGCGACCACCCGGTCCCCAACACCTCCGACAACCCGTACCTCGGCGACATGGTCAACGCCGAGGTGTCCCGGCGCGGGGTCGTCCGGGCCGGCGCGGTCGGCGCGCTCGTCCTCGGGGTCGGCGGCACGCTCGTCCGAGCCGGCGTGGCCTCCGCCGCCCCGGCCGGTGCCGCCGCTCCCGCACTACCCGAGGTGGAGAACTTCGCCGCCCGCCAGCGGACCGGCAACGGCGCGCTGACCTTCCGGGCCGTCCCGCCGAACAAGCTGGACACCTTCGTCGTGCCGAACGGCTACGACCACGCGGTGGTGATCCGCTGGGGCGACGAGGTCGTGCCGGGCGCGCCCGAGCTGGACGTGCACCACCAGACCGGGGCCAGCCAGTCGAAGCAGTTCGGCTACAACAACGACTTCGTCGGGGTGCTCCCGCTGGACCGGCGCGGCCGGCGCGCGCTGCTCGTGGTCAACCACGAGTACACCAACGAGGACCTGATGTTCCCCGGCTTCACCAGCCAGGACGCGCTCACCGTGGAGCAGGTGCGGGCCGCGATGGCCGCACACGGCCTGTCGGTCGTCGAGATCGAGCGGGTCGGCGACACCGGCCGGTGGCAGCCGGTGGCCCGGGGTGCCCGCCCGTACAACCGGCGGATCACCGCGCTGGCGACGAAGTTCGACGTGACCGGCCCGGCCGCCGGCTCGGCGTGGCTGAGGACCGCCGCCGACCCGTCGGGGCGGACCGTCGTCGGCACGCTGAACAACTGCGCCGGCGGGATCACCCCGTGGGGCACCGTGCTCTCCGGCGAGGAGAACTTCAACCAGTACTTCGTCGGCGGGGACGCCGTGTCGGAGGAACTCAGGCCGAAGCTGGCCCGGTACGGCATCGACACCGCCAAGCGGTACCCGTCCGGCAGCCGGAAGTGGGAACGCGCCGACGAGCGGTTCGACCTGGCCAGGCACCCGAACGAGGCGAACCGGCACGGCTGGATCGTCGAGGTCGACCCGTTCGACCCGGACGGTCGGCCGCGCAAGCACACCGCGCTCGGCCGGTTCAAGCACGAGGGCGCGAACGTGATCGTCGCCAAGGACGGCCACGTGGTGGCGTACATGGGCGACGACGAGCGGTTCGACTACCTGTACAAGTTCGTCGCGGACAAGAAGTACCTGAAGGGCAACTCCTGGCACGCCCGCCGGCACAACCTGACGCTGCTCGAGTCGGGCACGCTCTACGTCGCGAAGCTGGAGTACACCAGCGCCGACGAGGTCGACGGCTCCGGCAAGCTCCCCACCGACGGCGCGTTCGACGGCCGGGGCCGGTGGATCAAGCTGGTCAGCGGCAACCGCTCGTACGTCGACGGGATGACCGCCGCCGACGTGCTGACCTTCACCCGGCTCGCCGGTGACCGGGTCGGGGCCACCAAGATGGACCGCCCGGAGGACGTCGAGCCGAGCCTCGCCACCGGCAAGGTGTACGTCGCGCTGACCAACAACTCCAACCGGGGCGTCGGCAGCAACCCGAAGGCGGACGAGGCCAACCCGCGTACCGCCAACAAGCACGGGCACGTCCTGGAACTGGTGGAGGACCGGGGAGACAACACGGCCGAGACGTTCGCCTGGTCGCTGCCGATCGTCTGCGGCGACCCGACCGACCCGTCGACCTACTTCGCCGGGTACGACAAGACGAAGGTCTCGCCGATCTCCTGCCCGGACAACGTCGCCTTCGACAGCGTCGGCAACCTCTGGATCTCCACCGACGGCAACGCGCTGGGCAGCAACGACGGTCTCTTCGCCACGCCGGTCGAGGGCCCGGAGCGGGGTCACCTGAAGCAGTTCCTCACCGTGCCCCTCGGCGCGGAGGCCTGTGGCCCGTTCATCACCACCGACGACCGCTCGGTCTTCGTCGCCGTCCAGCACCCCGGTGAGATCAGCGGTGCCTCGATCGAGAACCCGGCGTCGAACTGGCCGGACGGCGACTTCGCCAAGCCGGGCGTGGTCGTGACCTGGCGCCTCGACGGCGGCCACATCGGCGCCTGA
- a CDS encoding sigma-70 family RNA polymerase sigma factor — MLRALHDEHADALHAYALRLVDGDRQRAEDLVQETLLRAWRSPASLDPERGSVRAWLFTTARNLAIDAWRRRSTRVGEVVTHALPEPPPTVDEAERAVEAWTIAEALSRLSPTHREVLVECFYQGRSVAEAAARLGVPPGTVKSRTHYALRSLRLVLAEMGVTK, encoded by the coding sequence CTGCTCCGCGCCCTGCACGACGAGCACGCCGACGCGCTCCACGCGTACGCCCTGCGCCTGGTCGACGGCGACCGGCAACGGGCCGAGGACCTGGTGCAGGAGACCCTGCTCCGGGCCTGGCGCAGTCCCGCGTCCCTGGACCCGGAACGTGGTTCGGTGCGGGCCTGGCTCTTCACCACCGCCCGCAACCTGGCCATCGACGCGTGGCGGCGGCGGTCGACCCGGGTGGGTGAGGTGGTCACCCACGCGCTGCCCGAACCACCGCCGACGGTCGACGAGGCCGAGCGGGCGGTGGAGGCGTGGACGATCGCCGAGGCGCTCTCCCGGCTCAGCCCGACCCACCGGGAGGTGCTGGTCGAGTGCTTCTACCAGGGGCGTTCGGTGGCCGAGGCGGCGGCCCGGCTCGGTGTGCCGCCCGGGACGGTCAAGTCCCGCACCCACTACGCGTTGCGGTCACTACGGTTGGTGCTGGCCGAGATGGGGGTGACGAAGTGA
- a CDS encoding IclR family transcriptional regulator, with product MRDPLAEPSDLIRSVSRALRVLEAVGRAPKGLTVKQIARRCELTVATTYHLVRTLAYEGYVIRREDGTYIVGLEIADRYRELVTAFRGPSVVGETLRRAALDSGYSHFLGRFVGGQVAVTAVAEGARSPYLEDLMPGFDEAAHATALGKAMLATLTAEQRFRYLREYGMRPFTAATLTTVEAFEADLTAGDRRGMQMELGQFRQGVACAAVLVAPDKDIERRVVLACAMPAGELMTSARVVRAKLLTVARTVAEGLTAEH from the coding sequence GTGCGCGACCCCTTGGCGGAACCTTCCGATCTCATCCGGAGCGTGTCCCGCGCGCTACGAGTGCTCGAGGCGGTCGGTCGCGCCCCAAAGGGCCTGACCGTCAAGCAGATCGCCCGGCGCTGCGAGTTGACGGTGGCCACCACCTACCATCTCGTCCGGACCCTCGCCTACGAGGGATACGTGATCAGGCGGGAGGACGGCACGTACATCGTCGGGCTGGAGATCGCTGACCGGTACCGGGAACTGGTGACCGCCTTCCGCGGCCCCAGCGTGGTCGGTGAGACGCTGCGCCGGGCGGCCCTGGACAGCGGCTACAGCCACTTCCTCGGCCGGTTCGTGGGCGGCCAGGTGGCGGTCACGGCGGTGGCCGAGGGGGCGCGCTCGCCGTACCTGGAGGATCTGATGCCCGGGTTCGACGAGGCCGCCCACGCCACGGCGCTCGGCAAGGCCATGCTGGCCACCCTCACCGCCGAGCAACGCTTCCGCTACCTGCGGGAGTACGGCATGCGTCCGTTCACCGCCGCCACGCTGACCACGGTCGAGGCGTTCGAGGCCGACCTGACCGCCGGTGACCGGCGCGGCATGCAGATGGAACTGGGCCAGTTCCGGCAGGGGGTGGCCTGCGCGGCGGTCCTCGTCGCGCCGGACAAGGACATCGAGCGTCGGGTGGTGCTCGCCTGTGCCATGCCGGCCGGTGAGCTGATGACCTCCGCCCGGGTGGTCCGCGCCAAGCTGCTCACCGTTGCCCGGACCGTCGCCGAGGGCCTCACCGCCGAACACTGA
- a CDS encoding MFS transporter encodes MTDTVPAAAVHPAPARPVRVGVGAVTTTVACVLPVFLVGGLAVQMGSELGFSATGLGMAVAVYFGVSALASVPSGALVERYGPARIARAGILLAAGSLLAVATAARSYPVLVALLAVSAAANALGQLASNAALARHVPTRRQGLSFGVKQAAVPVATLLAGAAVPAVALTVGWRWAFVVAAGAAVAALFAVPGGEAGPVRRDGTGRWSRAPAPLVLVGVAATLAAAAANALGTFLVDSAAARGLDPGLAGLTLTLGSAVCVLARVSAGWLADRRTGSHVAVIAGMLGVGAVGLALLAVAGTVPLVAGVVLGFGLGWAWPGVMTFAVVRLYPPAPAAATSITQTGVYAGGCLGPLVLGLLADRFGYHVMWATGAVAMLLAAALMLTATRTLPRPSTSEPPGPSTTTVAGRSVTGNAAAAGGSAGAVGHEVAEGLEGPAGRTVGER; translated from the coding sequence ATGACCGACACCGTCCCCGCCGCTGCCGTCCACCCGGCCCCGGCCCGACCGGTACGCGTCGGCGTCGGCGCGGTCACCACCACCGTCGCCTGCGTGCTGCCTGTCTTCCTGGTCGGCGGCCTGGCCGTGCAGATGGGCTCCGAGCTGGGCTTCTCCGCCACCGGGCTGGGCATGGCCGTCGCCGTCTACTTCGGGGTGAGCGCGCTCGCCTCGGTCCCCTCGGGGGCGCTGGTCGAGCGGTACGGCCCCGCCCGGATCGCCCGGGCCGGCATCCTGCTCGCCGCCGGGTCGCTGCTTGCCGTGGCCACGGCCGCGCGATCGTACCCGGTTCTGGTGGCTCTGCTGGCGGTGAGCGCCGCCGCGAACGCGCTCGGCCAGCTCGCCAGCAACGCCGCCCTGGCCCGGCACGTGCCCACCCGCCGGCAGGGGCTGTCGTTCGGCGTGAAACAGGCCGCCGTACCGGTCGCCACCCTGCTGGCCGGTGCCGCCGTACCGGCGGTCGCGTTGACCGTCGGCTGGCGCTGGGCGTTCGTCGTCGCGGCGGGCGCGGCCGTGGCCGCGTTGTTCGCCGTACCGGGTGGGGAGGCCGGCCCGGTACGGCGTGACGGCACCGGCCGGTGGAGCCGGGCCCCGGCGCCGCTGGTGCTGGTCGGGGTGGCCGCGACGCTCGCCGCCGCCGCCGCGAACGCGCTCGGCACCTTCCTCGTCGACTCCGCCGCCGCCCGTGGACTGGATCCGGGGCTGGCCGGTCTGACGCTGACCCTGGGCAGCGCGGTCTGCGTCCTGGCCCGGGTGTCGGCCGGTTGGCTCGCCGACCGGCGCACCGGCAGTCACGTGGCGGTCATCGCCGGGATGCTGGGCGTGGGCGCGGTGGGGCTGGCGCTGCTCGCCGTGGCCGGCACGGTCCCGCTGGTGGCCGGCGTGGTGCTCGGCTTCGGTCTGGGTTGGGCGTGGCCCGGGGTGATGACCTTCGCCGTGGTCCGGCTCTACCCGCCGGCCCCGGCCGCCGCCACCTCGATCACCCAGACCGGCGTGTACGCCGGCGGCTGCCTCGGCCCGCTGGTGCTCGGCCTGCTGGCCGACCGGTTCGGCTACCACGTCATGTGGGCCACCGGCGCGGTGGCGATGCTGCTGGCCGCCGCCCTCATGCTCACCGCCACCCGTACGCTCCCCCGCCCGTCGACCAGCGAGCCCCCAGGCCCGTCGACCACGACGGTGGCGGGGCGATCGGTGACCGGGAACGCCGCCGCGGCGGGTGGGTCAGCTGGTGCGGTCGGCCACGAAGTCGCAGAGGGACTCGAGGGCCCGGCGGGCAGGACCGTCGGGGAGCGGTGA